From Bombyx mori chromosome 18, ASM3026992v2:
TCTTCCAGATTGAGCCCCATTAGCTTATTAGCTATATgcagctggaatagcccttcaAGGCTACCGGCAGCTATGTACAGAAAAATTATGGAAAAGAAACATAGTAAATGTTTAATCTCAAGGGAGATAGCACTGCTTTACATCAGTGAGGCTATGAGCCTACTCCTTTCTTTCttagctaataaataaattattaaattacaaacagaCGTAATTCGTTTATACTATACTTTTATACTAGTGCCTTGAAGGGAAATGGTAATTGTTTAAATGTACAATTGAGACCCTAGGAAAGATCAACGAGCATCACGGTAATTCCTGATATATTTGGTCCAAGCCGAAAATCGTAATCGTAAGCCCAAATTGTATCTGGTCCATGTTtaacatttaatattgtttgtgttgATGACTAAACACCATAAACATTACTGATAATAACTAAGCCCCAATTCTGGTTCGATGTGGTGTGAATTATGAGTTTATACacttgaaaaatgaaataacgtAACGTTTTCCTAACgagtaaaaaatatatcggcTTCAATAAGATCAACAGGAGAAATTTGTAGTTCACTGCGGATATAGACGATTAAGATATAAAGTGGAACGCTTTGACATCTCCACACCTACGTTCACCAATGCGCTACTTTAATGACTTATAATATTGAACCGGCAAGTCTACAgaataaatattcttttttttacatttactaaatggatttacaatttttattatatagtaaACAGACATACCTTTCTAAATTGTATACAGAGAAGTAGAAAACTTTAGAACTTTCATGAACATTAAAACATTTAGTTGTTATTTTCACTATGATTATAGCGTAAAGTAATTGTTTTCTTTGACTAAATTGGTTAATAACGGATTGTTTTATCCTAGCACAAAACTGACAAAACACACTCCGAGAGGCAACTGAACGATTGACTTTTGacaatttgattttgttttttttgtctaaatggACAGACAAAGGGAACGTGGTATTTTGTAACAAAAGCCAAAGTCATGTCTGATGGAAGATGGATGAATAGTAATAGGAATctgaataaaatatacatatcttattatacataaaagaaAGTAAGAAGGAAggaagtaataattaaaagagaTAAAATGAGGCAACACCGAATAGACGTTCGACGTAACGAAACAACCATACTGAAAACTATCCACTGTTTTACCTAGCGTTCAAAAGCTTTTTTGGAGTAATCGAAGTAGCAACGTCTTGCGATTTCGTTTGATTTCTCAACACATGTATACTTTCTTTCACAGATTCTAAACGATTAATAAACAACTGTGATATTACACCTTTAAACTAGAAGAAACACTGAATCAACAAAATATCGTTGTGCAATTCTTCTAATTTTGCTGAATGGTTATTTCTACTCTACTTACCTAACCAACCAAATTCTAAGTTATTTTCTTAATCCCTTCCTTCTTTCTTTCCAGCTACTTCTATTTCATATGACAAACATACCATCGGATTTTGTTACAAAACGCGTCTGTCTGGGCCTACTTTGTACTGTTACCCTTTGCTTGTGCAAATAGacgaatataaatttatttaagtttgGTGCCGccacaaataaaatcaataacagTCAAATAATATGTGTATTTGATCTAATATGAGATACTAACACATTTTCGGAGAAAATACAAAATCTAGTATTGTATAGTAACGTGTTTGACTGCCGAATTAggttatatatattattctgTAAGTTTCAGCTTTTATACCTACCTATGTGGGTACATATGCCTATCAAGTATCATTCCTCGTATTTATTGTAAGACACTAAGACAGGTCTGGTCTGCCTTACAATTATCTGCATATTAACCGAAAATTTAGCGTGTCACAATTAAATCCTATTGGCTTTAAACAATTCCTGAAAGTAGACACAAAAGATCCATTTACAATTTAGACAAACAACAGGTTGCAAGTAAACTATGTGTAAATTTCTGCAGCGTAGCCATAAATAAGATATAAACCGGAAAGCGTTGCTTGGTAGCGTTGATTATAAAAGTGAGAGCtatgattatttaataaaactcaaGGAAAATGCCCATACAACAGTGCTTGTAACGTAAATTAGTAATTCTACTTATAACTCCCTTCCCCTCAAATTAAATTTACCCGAAATTTCAAAACCTActtgtatattaatacatgTTAAATGTCTAAGCTATAATAGTAGGAAAATACTTCATTGAGCTGGTAATGTTAGAGAAATACttactgtatatatataatactaaaatattagTAATGCTATGGAATTTTTTTAGAgtcataagaaaaaataaagatGCCAAAAAAGAAGACCCCACAAAATCCATTTTTCTTCTTCATGATGGACTATAGGAAAGAacaagcagaaataggcataaaaTATGCCAACACCAAGGAATTAGCTGAAGCCGCTGGTCCTGTATGGCAGGTTTGtatctattttatttacagGCAAACAATGATACTGCCTGCCTGATAGTGAGTAGTCACTGTCTTTCGTGAACTTTTTATCTGCAATTATCTGTAATCTCGTGATCCAATCAAAATCAAGCCAGACCATTCAGAAATTaatctaaacaaacaaaactataaCAGATAGAACAGaccaaaattataaaactatgaTGTTgctagaaaaattaaaatagctgATGTCTGATTAAACAGGAACTTTATTGATTCATAcaataaattatacaaaaacataTTGATACATAGATATTTCGGTAAAACTGGTGGAAGTTTTTAGAAAGGCAGGTCTGCCACATTTCTTAACCTCCTAGCTGATGCTTTTTCTGAGGGCTACGGGGCTACCGCTCAAATCAAGCTTAGACAAACGAAAGGACTGCGGGTCTTATCGCACTGGTTGCCATTTAGCTATCGAATTTCATAATTGGGGAGCTGTGTCAGCTTATAGCAGAGCCATACACAGATGAAATAACTTTTAATGCAGCTTTTAATGTTCTggagaatattattaaaaaaatattggtatcaaaatatttatgtaaacatTTCTGTTCAGAACTTAAGGCCTACATTAAAAGCAAAATATGAAGAGAAAGCTAAgaatgaaaaagaaaagaacaaacaaactgGAACTAAGTTCACGTCGACCGGCATACCTATAAAAGTAATAGAACAACAACAGAGAGAAATGAAGAATGCTGaagataatgaaaaaaaagacataCAGAATATTGTGAAGCTCAAGGTGTTTGATCAAAGTAAGTTCACTCGCTTCAAGTTTCAGACATGATTTAACTTTTTTCAAGCGTTAAAAACACTATAATTGTTGTTACTACCTAGAATAGAAATAAtggggtaatttttttttgttggacgagctcacagcccacctggtgttaattggttactggagcccatagacatccaaaacgtaaatgcgccacccaccttgagatataagttctaaggtctcaagtattacaAGTAagatacaatggctgccccacccttcaaaccgaaacgcattactggttcatggcaaaaataggtagggcggtggtacccacccgcgtggactcacaagaggtcctaccaccaaataaTAATCTGGATTGAATGACATTTACAAGATGAGCATGCTTGTAAACAATTTATTacaaactttattattattatacattgtaCTTCCATAATCTccattgaaaatttgtaaaatatgaAACTAATTGAAGAATTGGTATTGTTCCTAAAAGATTTGAACACCAGCTTAGTTACATCATTCTTTGTGTGTATGTTATCCTCTAGGCCACAGtttttacatttgtttttatttaggcTTAGAAATCAATTCATTTTATACactatacttttttaaataataaaaaacagaaattaatacaaaaaagctGTACAAACCTaaaaaagcattttgtactaccTCTGGGTTATCTACTCTTTACCTTGCCAAGAACTTTTCCATACTTTAGAAATAGTAGAAGTCTCTTGGCGCAAGGTCTGCTGAGTACGATGGATTACACAATTTTCCCACTCTAGCTCTTGTAGCTTAGAGATTGTCTCTTGGACTGTATGGGGTCGTAATTGTCGTCTAGGAGCAGCAGGGACAAGTCATTAATAAAGGCTGGCTGGACATTAGTGAGCTTCTCCATCATTGTATCCAGTTCCTCATAGTAAACATTCTCAGTAGTGATGATGCCATTTGGTAAAAAGCTGAGATGACCTGAACCAGAACTGACCATGTGCATCAGTGACCATGTCTTTTTTAGGACTACGTTTTGGTTTTCAAGGTATTGCCTAGGTGCTGAACCAGGGTCTAATTAACAatttggttgtagtgttgaccgcggtaacccttactctgaccgggttgTAATCACGGGCGGAGATCGgatgtcgggtgtaagagtacaGGGGCGTTGTTTAGTGCTTTAGTAACATTTGGTTggattctttaataaaatactgaTGATATATTAGGCATTTATTGCACACCTTGCTTAGCTGGTGGTAGGCAAACGACTGCCCTCGCAGGAGCGTCGCCCGACATCGCACATACAAACACGTCATATTGCAATATGCAACATTGCATATTATCTACACTACAGtacggtagggccctaaaacgtCATTATGCCTGCGGTATGCTCCCAATACAtgcagaccgtcaagtcccacataccccgcgcgccccctagacgCGGGGACCTCATAGGAGGTTAGGCTCGAAAAAAAAGATACGTTTTTGTGATGtgccttgtgggaggcctatgtccaaggGTGGACGTCTACGGCCAATTTGCCTTCCGTTATTTCAGCAGCCGTTTTAGGGTCTAAATAACAATCCCCATTGCGCTATTAAAAAGAAGACCCTACTCTAAAGAACCCCCCctattaaaaagaagaaaattttcGTCGCAAGTCTCAATGCGGTTCAGAGTCCATTTGTTTCTGTGTGTTAAGCAGGGTACACCATAACCCGTTCTTCGTGCTGGCAATCACTCTGTTCGTGCGGCACCCACTTATCATGTTATTTTACATTGCTGATTTGACACAAACGgaccaatattattttgaaagcTCAGCGGTAGATTGAGTGTCGTCAGCTTCCACAATCGCCTTTAATTCGTCGTTGTTGTCTTTAGTTTTCGGGCAACGGCGTGGATGAAAATTCCCTGTCGGAAGCATAACAATCATTCATGCCGTACACGTCATTAACGTTGTGAACGGTGTAACTTTGTGCGACATTATACCTACCTTGTATTTTTATCTTGTCCATATTGatgataaaaaatacaaatttagtgaaaagaaaacactaatcaataaacaaatgacagaatttaaaaatagaatttcatattttttaaataaaattaatttgaatttagactTTATTGCCGTAATTTATTCGTTAATTATGTTTCAAATGGTGCGAGTATTGTAAAAAAGCATAGGTAaatttaatgaatgtaatattgAGCTTATGAGTTATTTTAGTAGTGGTCAATAATGGTTCAGGGCGTTGTCGGAAGTGAGATAATGAAATAACACAACTAGTTAATCGGAGCGTTTATTCGCGATTaaacttaaaaagtaaaaagcaaGGGAGCTTACGGGCGTAGCCGCATGTTATGACCACGAACAAATTTGTTTACATAACAAACTGTGTACCTACAGTAGCCCCTGCTAAAAAAAAGCTTACAAAAAACCAAATATAAGAAGTTATCATATCAATTTaagtaatattacaaaaaataacataaaaacaaattaacatcTGATCTGactccatatttttttataacacttCAGGAATCGAACCTGTATGATgttttaactattattatataacttaCTGAATTTGACTGTCCGCTTAACAAGTCTACCACTACGTGTAAACGTGTTAGGCTTATAATTACTGTTAATACTATCATCCCTTAAATTATTGTTAGTTATTGTAACCCCAGTGGGTTAGTGGATGTTGTACAATCTTTTTCCTGGTTTTGTGGAATGGCACCTTCATTAAGCATGTAGGCTGGCTTCAATCTATCAATCGACACATTAATGTTTTTATCAgccatttttatcaaaaaatacttGTCTTTTCTGTGAATCACTTTGTACGGGCCCTCATACGGAGGCTGTAAAGCTTTTCTCACCAAATCAACACGTACAAAAACGTGAGAACATGTACGCCAATCCGCGTGAACAAAGATGTTACGTGAATCACGTTGTTGTGACGATCTTGGTGTGAGCTTCATAATCGCGTCCCTAACATGGGCTACATATTCGTTTGAATCGCTGATTGCAATGTTAGAGCCTTCGTAAAAATCTCCAGGTAACCTTAGGGTTTTTCCGAAAGTCAGTTCTGCGGCACAAACACCAGTATCACTACGTGGTGTTGCCCTTAGACTAAATAAAAATGTGGGTAACTCTCCTACCCATGTGCCTTTGTCGTTACGTGCCATTAGAGCTGTCTTTAATACACGATCGAATCTCTCGACTGCACCATTTGCCTGAGGGTGATAAGCCGTCGTTCTCAGTTTGTTTATACCTAAAAATTTCATTAGTTCATTAAATAAACTGCTTTCAAACTGCCTGCCCTGATCGGTCGTCATACAGTCATATCGTCATAACAGGACAGCCATATCGCGTAATCCAGCCCTCATAGAGTGTCTTAGCTACCGTTTGTGCATACATATCTTTTATTGTAAAAGCTTCCGGCCAACCAGTTGCTCTATAGATTACCGTGAGGCAATATCTGTAACCGTCAGTGGTAGGCAATGGGCCTACTAAATCTACATGAATATGTTCAAATCTGTCACTAGCTTCAAACCTTCCTAAATCGGATACAGTATGTCGCACTACTTTTGACTTTTGGCATTGTGTGCAGGTTTTAGTCCATTTTTTTACGTCTGCATTCATGCCTGGCTAGAAATATTTTGCTGAAACTAAATTCCTAGTTGTGCGGTCCTCAGGTACATACGGCCTATAATAACATTAGTTGAGACTTCACAACAAACTTCATAACGACAATCGGGCGAAacaatttgtttaataaatctCAATCGCTCGTTTGTTTTGGCTAGCAATGTCGTCAACTCGGTGTCAGCTTGCTGTGCCGCGGCGAGTTCCACGAAATCAAGCGTCGCCGGGCACACTTGTCTCTCCACGTGATAAAGCATCGGCTACAATATTATCGTTTCCATTGATGTACTGAATGTTAGTCGTAAATTCACTAATATACATGAGCTGCCTGTTACGTCTAGGCGTCTCCTTGTCACTAGGTTTTTTTCGAAAACGCGTATATTAACGGTTTATGGTCGGTGTAAATTACAAAAGGTCTACCTTCTATCATGTGTCTGAAATGTTGCACTGATAAGTAAATGCCTAAAAGCTCCCTATCATAAGTACtgtattttaattgaacatcGCTGAGCTTCTTAGAAAAATAACCTAAGGGCTCCATTGTGTacctatttttatttgtaatatgcCGCCGAAACACTCATTCGACGCGTCGGTCATAATCGCTAGCTCTGTATTTACAAGTGGGTAACTTAACCTCGTTGCGTTTTGAAGACTAGCTTTACATCTCGCGAACACGGCATCCGCTTGGTCAGTCCACTGAACCAGCGATTTGCCTTCTTTTttgctttttgtaaatatttatttaaaaccgaTTGATATTCTGCAGCTTTTGATAAACTAGACCTATAAAAATTTATCATTCCTAAGAATCGTCTTAACTGATCTATAGTCTTCGGTTTTGGGAATTCTATAATAGCTTGGACTTTATCTGGCAAGGGGTTTATACCTTCGTTCGATAGCGCTTTTAGAGAGCTTCGTAATCACCAGATTTTGCTTGGCCGTATCTGACAGCCGTAGAATTTCTACGGCAGCCTCGAACTGAACAAACCAGAGTCGCGTTTGATCTGCCCAGAATTCCGGTATCCGTGACGAAACGCTGATGCTTTCCAGTATTCTCTCACTGCCATCGCATCTGGTCTCTGCTCTCGCGTTACCATCACATGGCGTTTAAGGGTTCATTTTATGAAAagcttagttaaaaaaaattcaattcacgGGGTCACCACTTTATGAGTTATTTTAGTAGTGGTCAATAATGGTTGAGGGCGTTGTGGGAagtgagataattaaataacacaactgGTTAATCGGAGCGTTTATTCGCGACTaaacttaaaaagtaaaaagcaacGGAGCTTGCGGGCGCAGCCGCATGTTATGACTACGAACAATTTTGCTTACATAACAAACTGTCTCCCTACAGACTCATCCTTGTTTTTAAAACTCAAGTATCCTTTGACTAATCATATACAATATGGATTGCAGGTATAAAAACTGAAGATTTTTATGTGATTGACGTGAACTCATACTGCAAAGCTAATGGTGATTATTTAATCGGAGAGTTCACCGTGACTCAATTCAGTCTGCAGGATGGTGTCAAAAATAGCTACCATGAAACTATTATTCCAAGTAAGTTTAAATATAAcaatgaattttattactagtggtagaacaTCTtgaaagtccgcgcgggtaggtactaaggtaccaccaccctgtctatttctgccgtgaagcagtaatgcgtttcggtttgaagggtggggcagccattgtatctTACTtgtaatacttgagaccttagaacttatatctcaaggtgggtggcgcatttacgttgtagatgtctatgggctccagtaaccacttaacaccaggtgggctgtgagctcttccacccacctaagcaataaaaaataaaaataaagtataataatcCACATGTCCACGTTCTTGTAACTGCATGAGACCAAATCTGGCTTCATCTACCGTCTGCCAAATTCAAAAGCTATTGTCTACTTCAGTTGCATAAATAGGGGTTCAGGAAAAGTTGTTGTGTACAAAACTACGAAACCAGACTATTTTAGGTTGTGTACCGGTTGGATATATGTTTGATGTGAAACTGGGTGCTGAAGAGTTCGGCCTGGAGATGCCCGGCACCGATGACGCAGGACccaactacatacaaatacTGGCCAACATCATCGACTACTTGAAGCAGAAGGATCGGACTGTGCAAGTCTTGCCACCGATGTTCACGTTGCCGGAGAAGGTGGACGCAGTGCAGAACTTCATCTCACAGATGTGTAATTGTGCGAGTGAgttcaaatttattatgtttcatCTACAATTTTAGTGGAATGCATTTAAATCTGTCAAGAAATTGGTATTATGTTGTAAAGACTAAGAGATTGTGGAGAGCAAGAAGTCATCAGGAAAATCGGGCCACATTCTTATGTTGAGTGGATTTGTTTGCTcattgtctgggtgtttattatctatatatttatatgtttaaatatatataagtatgtgtGTCAGCCTCTGATACCTATAACAGAGGGAATACTAATGGGGCCAGATGTGACCATAATcattgattatagaagtataatgatagtctttgacagtagaagtataatagtgtaaaaacttataattttgaatgattatagtagaatttcgactactgggggaccactaggtAGTTCCTATAAAATCAACAAAACCTAAGTTCAACTgttatatgaataaaaatacCTATCTCATGACCAAATCAGCTCTGAGACCAGACATATCAGTCACTTTTATAGAATTAAGAGtgctggtgtttttttttcctacctaagctgagagtcttgagaggctatataagcgtaaccttaactgtTACTGCCCCgtaactcacggggctcaaacctgacgacgttgctaacacgaaccttagcaagagccgtgcttcgcagaatctaccaccagatcggaaacgcgacccactgagaagatccggcgagaaactcagtgggctgtgtctgtaggttaatttactcgtcgagcctttcgtcgcaagcgacgggttcgacgaggacaatgaccggtgcttgaggtacctaaaaggaccgttagtggatcgggaagatccgaaatgacgtgagtGCTGGTAAGCTGTCAACTCGAACATTTGGCTGTTTACGTTAGTGACCCAATCTATCAGCAGAACGAGAGTGTAGCGATGCACTAGAATTAATTAGAACTTACGTTTTCTTTCAGCCGAAGACGACTCGCTGTTCCGTATATACAAACTAGACACGTTTTTCTTCACTCTGATCAACGCTATCAGCAGTCATCACGACGAGGGCTTCCCTAAGGAGTCGTTGGCGCTCACGCAGCTGACCAAGGACCTGTTCGACTACACACCGGGGATCGCGTGTGAGGTATGAACTGACAAGAGTCGGTCAGCATCCCATATTTGATATTCCATGTCTTGGTTTAATCGTTCTCATATTGTCTCCGTTACAAACATAAGTgaaagtcgccgtggcctaaagaataagacgcccggtgcattcatgttgaagcgatgcaccggtgttcgaatcccaggcggatacaaatttttctaatgaaatacgtacttaacaaaatgttcacgattgacttccacggtgaaggattaacgtcgtataataattaaacccgcaaacattataatttgcgtaattactggtggtaggacctcttgtgagtccgcgcgcagCGTTTgtaagcaataatgcatttcggtttgaagggtggtgcagccgttgtaactacactgatcaagatgggtggcgcatttattttgcagatgtctatgggctccagtaaccacttaacatcagctgggctgtgagctcgtccacccatctaagcaataaaaaaaagttgtttgtgTGTATCGTCAACAGCGTCACGAGTCGCTGGACAGAAGCAACGTTTGCACAACGTCCCGCGTCAAACGTTGGGTGTTCACGATCCTGGACCGCTGCTGCCCGCTACTGGGGATTCCCCTGCAGCCGGGGAAGCACCTGCCCTTCGACTACGACATCAACGTAAGTACCGGTCAATCAGTGGCGGATCAAAGGTCCAGAAcgccctaggcaatcactttatcggcgcccctgtaccggccataaattaccatcataatactatatattttaactagttgtttttgcaattacgatgacgttgtatcatcaatccctagactttagtagaccaggAAATTCGATctgttattttcttaatttatttaaaaattctgagctcGCGCGCCCCTAGTAACTACACGCCCTTAGACACGTGCCTAGTATGCCTTACGGATAATGAGAAACcgccttttttccctacctattctagtaacctcgaggggtaattctagattcaccgagctagtaggtgcactcacggggctctaatctggagacgttgctaacactggccccagcaagagccgtgcttcgcagaatctaccaccggatcggaaacgcgacccactgagaagatccggcgagaaactcagtggactaaaACCCTTGACTAATTCATTAGAACCTTACCGGATCTCACTAATGAGTAACAAGAGATTATATGAATACAAAAGtaaaaattacagaaaaaaaaatttaataccaaTCTTTCTCTGTCTAATTATTTTCAACTTTATTAATTATGAGGCGGTGAAGTATGCCTAAATCtcgtttacgacattttcataataaacttccatatacaagttccgaataacaacattcggaccgtcggtctaccgagcaatatcacccgctcgacAAAAGATCTTCCCACTGTCGTATACCCCGTATACGATTACCATTTAATTAAGTGTAACATTATTAAATTGGGTATGATGCTCAAGTAGATGCCaccacacgtccttacggatctatcagatccaataactattagacgccttcagttctaacactaggagcaggcttagggaccccggtaaccgtactcgtccaACTCGACAGAgactaacccatgcatcagctcgctgagtttctcgccggatcttctcagcgggtcgcgattccgatccggtagtagattcattcgcaaagcagctgctcttgagctgttgggtctccttcggaggcgctcgggcagctgttag
This genomic window contains:
- the LOC101739880 gene encoding protein maelstrom homolog, which produces MPKKKTPQNPFFFFMMDYRKEQAEIGIKYANTKELAEAAGPVWQNLRPTLKAKYEEKAKNEKEKNKQTGTKFTSTGIPIKVIEQQQREMKNAEDNEKKDIQNIVKLKVFDQSIKTEDFYVIDVNSYCKANGDYLIGEFTVTQFSLQDGVKNSYHETIIPSCVPVGYMFDVKLGAEEFGLEMPGTDDAGPNYIQILANIIDYLKQKDRTVQVLPPMFTLPEKVDAVQNFISQMCNCATEDDSLFRIYKLDTFFFTLINAISSHHDEGFPKESLALTQLTKDLFDYTPGIACERHESLDRSNVCTTSRVKRWVFTILDRCCPLLGIPLQPGKHLPFDYDINGILIFKEERKTRAAPSVPRTATASSNSSFINDSLNESFQSLNVTGETAASGSAPGRRVHKPLRMPRTDYSQRIQQAPELTEANFPTLTGHGRGRGLTRSNN